Proteins from a single region of Tautonia marina:
- the rpoD gene encoding RNA polymerase sigma factor RpoD — protein MEKLDEGFKTLLELGKRRGFLTYDQLNDQLPDEISSSPEKLHELLERLDELGVDLLNEEEAEARLVDAGDLGDDADDEVIDDQAEDDDDGELTPEDLDEISRRIDDPVRMYLTQMGEIPLLTRDQEINLAKRIEITRRKFRRKVLECDYALRLVVDVLKKVDSGELPFDRTVKVSVTENLEKEQILQRMKPNLATLDHLMDCNLRDFRAYIRAKDDPDTARVLRVDLARRRRKAVTLVEELSIRTQKVQPLMKRLEQIAARLNEILAQRDLVLAGRGNQDDLANLQKELKDLMIMTLETPRSLTRRVTLMNERYKEYEQAKRELSGGNLRLVVSIAKKYRNRGLSFLDLIQEGNTGLMRAVDKYEYRRGYKFSTYATWWIRQAITRAIADQARTIRIPVHMIETMSKLRNVSKKLLQEKGREPTIEEMAKVANISVEETRRVMKISRHPISLDRPVGESEDSYFGDFIEDEAAESPINAATQEMLKEKIDAVLKTLTYREREIIKLRYGLGDGYTYTLEEVGRIFKVTRERVRQIEAKAVRKLQHPVRSRQLEGFLESTG, from the coding sequence ATGGAAAAGCTGGACGAGGGTTTCAAGACGCTCCTCGAGCTGGGTAAGCGGCGAGGGTTTCTCACCTACGATCAGCTCAACGACCAGTTGCCGGATGAGATTTCCAGCAGCCCCGAGAAGCTCCACGAGTTGCTCGAACGACTCGACGAACTGGGCGTTGACCTGCTGAACGAGGAAGAGGCCGAGGCCCGGCTGGTGGATGCCGGCGATCTGGGTGACGATGCCGACGACGAGGTGATCGACGATCAGGCCGAGGATGATGACGACGGCGAGTTGACCCCCGAGGATCTCGACGAGATCTCGCGACGGATCGACGACCCGGTTCGCATGTATCTGACCCAGATGGGTGAGATTCCGCTCCTGACCCGCGACCAGGAAATCAATCTGGCCAAGCGGATCGAGATCACTCGCCGCAAGTTCCGTCGCAAGGTCCTCGAATGCGACTACGCCCTGCGGCTGGTGGTCGATGTGCTCAAAAAAGTCGATTCCGGTGAGCTGCCCTTCGACCGCACCGTCAAGGTCTCCGTCACCGAGAACCTTGAGAAGGAACAGATCCTCCAGCGGATGAAGCCGAATCTGGCCACGCTGGATCACTTGATGGACTGCAACCTCCGCGACTTCCGCGCCTACATCCGAGCCAAGGACGACCCGGACACCGCCCGCGTCCTTCGTGTCGATCTGGCCCGCCGTCGCCGCAAGGCCGTCACGCTCGTCGAAGAACTGTCGATCCGCACGCAGAAGGTCCAGCCGCTGATGAAGCGGCTTGAGCAGATCGCCGCCCGGTTGAATGAGATCCTCGCCCAGCGCGATCTTGTCCTGGCCGGCCGGGGGAACCAGGACGACCTGGCCAACCTCCAGAAAGAGCTCAAGGACCTGATGATCATGACCCTGGAGACGCCCCGGAGCCTCACCCGGCGCGTCACCTTGATGAACGAGCGGTACAAGGAATACGAGCAGGCCAAGCGCGAACTCTCCGGCGGCAACCTTCGCCTGGTCGTCTCAATCGCCAAGAAGTACCGCAACCGCGGCCTCTCGTTCCTCGACCTGATTCAGGAAGGGAACACCGGCCTGATGCGGGCCGTGGACAAGTACGAATATCGTCGCGGCTACAAGTTCTCGACCTATGCCACCTGGTGGATTCGCCAGGCGATTACCCGGGCCATTGCCGACCAGGCTCGCACGATCCGCATTCCGGTGCACATGATCGAGACGATGTCGAAGCTGCGCAACGTCTCGAAGAAGCTGCTCCAGGAGAAAGGCCGCGAGCCGACGATCGAGGAAATGGCCAAGGTCGCCAACATCTCGGTCGAGGAAACCCGCCGCGTGATGAAGATCAGCCGGCACCCGATCTCACTCGACCGCCCGGTCGGCGAGAGCGAGGACAGCTACTTCGGCGACTTCATCGAGGACGAGGCCGCCGAGAGCCCGATCAACGCCGCCACCCAGGAAATGCTCAAGGAGAAGATCGACGCGGTCCTGAAGACCTTGACTTACCGGGAACGCGAGATCATCAAACTCCGCTACGGCCTGGGCGACGGTTACACCTATACGCTCGAAGAAGTCGGCCGCATCTTCAAGGTCACCCGAGAGCGGGTGCGGCAGATTGAGGCCAAGGCCGTTCGAAAGCTGCAACATCCGGTTCGAAGCCGCCAGTTGGAAGGCTTCCTGGAAAGTACCGGTTGA